From Erwinia pyri, a single genomic window includes:
- a CDS encoding zinc-binding alcohol dehydrogenase family protein — MKAIVYKDNKLPVTDADSLYETILPKPQPGRHDLLVRVAAIAVNPVDTKVRRNAAVTEPRVLGWDAAGIVEAVGEDVSLFKPGDEVYYAGSLMRAGSYAEYALVDERIAGRKPASLSMSEAAALPLTSLTAWELLFDRLEVNEGNNDVLLIIGAGGGVGSILTQFAASLTNLTIVGTCSRPETAEWVKSLGAHHIIDHTQPFAPQLKELGISGVRYVASLTHTDKHYQQIVEVMAPQGRLAVIDDPETLDAMPLKTKSISLHWELMFTRSMFTTPDMQSQHQILTDLSELIDKKVIRTTLGEHFGPITAENIRRAHAVIESGKAKGKIVLAGF; from the coding sequence ATGAAAGCCATTGTTTATAAAGATAATAAGTTACCCGTTACGGATGCGGATTCACTTTATGAGACCATCCTCCCTAAACCACAACCGGGCAGGCATGATCTGCTGGTCAGGGTTGCGGCTATCGCAGTTAATCCTGTCGACACCAAAGTGCGCCGTAATGCTGCCGTGACTGAACCACGGGTACTCGGATGGGATGCCGCTGGCATCGTTGAGGCAGTGGGCGAAGATGTCAGCCTGTTTAAACCGGGTGACGAAGTTTACTATGCAGGCTCTCTTATGCGGGCAGGCTCCTATGCGGAATATGCACTGGTTGATGAGAGAATCGCTGGCCGTAAACCCGCGTCACTTTCCATGTCAGAAGCCGCTGCGCTGCCGCTCACCTCTCTCACTGCCTGGGAGCTGCTGTTTGACCGCCTTGAGGTCAATGAGGGCAATAACGACGTATTGCTTATTATTGGTGCCGGTGGTGGTGTTGGCTCTATCCTGACTCAGTTTGCCGCCAGCCTGACAAACCTGACTATTGTAGGCACCTGTTCACGCCCTGAAACCGCTGAATGGGTCAAATCGCTTGGCGCTCACCATATTATTGACCACACACAGCCTTTTGCGCCTCAGCTTAAAGAGCTGGGAATCAGCGGTGTACGCTACGTTGCCAGCCTGACGCATACCGACAAACACTATCAGCAGATTGTTGAAGTTATGGCACCGCAGGGAAGGCTTGCGGTAATTGACGATCCTGAGACGCTTGACGCTATGCCGCTTAAGACCAAATCCATTTCGCTTCACTGGGAACTGATGTTTACCCGATCGATGTTTACCACTCCTGATATGCAAAGCCAGCATCAGATCCTGACGGACCTCAGTGAGCTCATCGATAAGAAGGTAATCCGTACAACACTGGGTGAACATTTTGGACCCATAACGGCTGAAAATATTCGCCGCGCGCATGCCGTGATTGAATCCG